One window from the genome of Osmerus eperlanus chromosome 3, fOsmEpe2.1, whole genome shotgun sequence encodes:
- the tbl1x gene encoding F-box-like/WD repeat-containing protein TBL1X, whose protein sequence is MSITSDEVNFLVYRYLQESGFSHSAFTFGIESHISQSNINGTLVPPAALISILQKGLQYVEAEISINEDGTVFDGRPIESLSLIDAVMPDVVQTRQQAFRDKLAQQQACGMADSALGHQGNTPKNGEPMLNGDENGTHNMNNHSEQMEMDVDVEIPASKATVLRGHESEVFICAWNPVSALLASGSGDSTARIWNLNENSNSSSTQLVLRHCIREGGQDVPSNKDVTSLDWNSEGTLLATGSYDGFARIWTKDGNLASTLGQHKGPIFALKWNKKGNSILSAGVDKTTIIWDAHTGEAKQQFPFHSAPALDVDWQNNSTFASCSTDMCIHVCRLGSDRPLKTFQGHTNEVNAIKWDPSGMLLASCSDDMTLKIWSMKQDVCVHDLQAHSKEIYTIKWSPTGPGTSNPNSNIMLASASFDSTVRLWDVERGVCIHTLTKHQEPVYSVAFSPDGRHLASGSFDKCVHIWNTMTGALVHSYRGTGGIFEVCWNSTGDKVGASASDGSVCVLDLRK, encoded by the exons ATGAGTATAACCAGTGACGAAGTGAACTTCTTGGTCTACAGATATCTCCAAGAATCAG GTTTCTCCCACTCGGCTTTCACCTTTGGCATCGAGAGCCACATTAGCCAGTCCAACATCAATGGAACGCTAGTGCCCCCTGCAGCCCTGATCTCCATCCTGCAGAAGGGCCTCCAGTATGTGGAGGCAGAGATCAGCATCAATGAG GATGGCACTGTGTTTGACGGGCGGCCCATCGAGTCGTTGTCGCTTATCGACGCGGTGATGCCAGACGTAGTGCAGACGCGGCAACAGGCCTTCCGCGACAAACTGGCCCAGCAACAGGCCTGCGGTATGGCCGACAGCGCCTTGGGTCACCAGGGCAACACACCAAAGAACGGAGAGCCTATGCTGAATGGAGACGAGAACGGCACTCACAACATGA ATAACCACAGTGAGCAGATGGAGATGGATGTGGATGTGGAGATCCCAGCCAGCAAGGCCACGGTCCTGCGAGGCCACGAGTCCGAGGTGTTCATCTGTGCCTGGAACCCAGTCAGCGCCCTGCTGGCCTCAGG TTCTGGGGACTCGACAGCCAGGATCTGGAACCTGAATGAGAACAGTAACTCGAGCTCCACCCAACTGGTGCTGCGTCACTGCATCCGAGAGGGAGGCCAAGACGTCCCCAGCAACAAAGACGTCACCTCACTGGACTGGAAT AGCGAAGGGACTCTTCTAGCAACAGGGTCCTACGATGGATTTGCAAGGATATGGACGAAAGACG GTAATCTGGCGAGCACTTTGGGGCAACACAAAGGGCCCATATTTGCACTGAAGTGGAATAAGAAGGGGAACTCTATCCTCAGTGCTGGTGTAGATAAG ACGACAATCATTTGGGatgcacacacaggagaggccAAGCAGCAATTCCCTTTCCACTCAG CCCCAGCTCTGGACGTGGACTGGCAGAACAACTCCACCTTCGCCTCCTGCAGCACGGACATGTGCATCCATGTGTGTCGGCTGGGCAGCGACCGCCCTCTCAAGACCTTCCAGGGACACACG AATGAAGTTAACGCGATTAAGTGGGATCCATCAGGAATGCTGCTGGCCTCCTGCTCTGACGACATGACTTTAAAG ATCTGGAGTATGAAACAGGACGTGTGTGTCCACGACCTCCAGGCTCACAGCAAAGAAATATACACAATCAAGTGGAGCCCGACAGGCCCTGGAACCAGCAACCCCAACTCCAACATCATGCTCGCTAG TGCCTCGTTTGACTCCACGGTGCGCCTGTGGGACGTGGAGCGGGGCGTGTGCATCCACACGCTGACCAAACACCAGGAGCCCGTCTACAGCGTGGCCTTCAGCCCCGACGGGCGCCACCTGGCCAGCGGCTCCTTCGACAAGTGTGTCCACATCTGGAACACCATG ACGGGGGCCTTGGTACACAGCTACAGGGGGACTGGCGGCATATTCGAGGTCTGCTGGAACAGCACTGGAGACAAAGTGGGCGCCAGCGCCTCCGATGGATCG GTATGCGTTCTTGATCTACGAAAATAG